A genomic segment from Sciurus carolinensis chromosome 1, mSciCar1.2, whole genome shotgun sequence encodes:
- the LOC124978710 gene encoding uncharacterized protein LOC124978710 — protein MHRPRLLANEVDDALTAHAQNIRFVVSLQSEIIEPPVPASFETCPPAHLPSVLLRLSCCLPAPAVFLALYRALRSRGHSTWRNRAAGTEWRGSANAEAQTRATRVPGPAGRCPGFPATQGSRARPALELPESLSLGAPPPPAPPPPAPLPWIGSPMLRGSGDLASRSQWEQDHRRDHVTFKVVSLAPLGCVFLRLCLVLKSTGQDFVECSSMLEPA, from the exons ATGCACCGACCCCGGCTACTGGCTAATGAGGTTGATGACGCGCTCACTGCGCATGCCCAGAACATACGGTTTGTGGTCTCACTTCAGTCTGAGATTATTGAACCCCCAGTCCCCGCGTCCTTTGAaacctgcccacctgcccacctgcccagcGTCCTTCTCCGTCTGTCCTGCTGTTTGCCAG cacctgctgTGTTCCTGGCCCTGTACCGGGCGCTGCGTTCACGGGGACACTCCACCTGGAGGAACAGGGCTGCGGGAACGGAGTGGCGAGGATCCGCGAACGCAGAGGCTCAGACGCGCGCCACGCGGGTCCCAGGGCCCGCGGGCCGGTGCCCAGGTTTCCCCGCCACGCAGGGGTCGCGGGCGAGGCCCGCCTTGGAGCTGCCGGAGAGCCTCAGCCTCGGGGCGCCTCCGCCTCCTGCCCCTCCGCCGCCAGCTCCGCTTCCTTGGATCGGCTCTCCGATGCTTCGTGGCTCCGGGGACTTGGCGTCGCGCTCACAGTGGGAACAG GATCATCGAAGAGACCATGTCACATTTAAGGTCGTGTCTCTGGCTCCTCTCGGCTGTGTGTTTCTCAGACTTTGCCTAGTTTTGAAGAGCACTGGTCAGGATTTCGTGGAATGTTCCTCAATGTTGGAGCCTGCCTAA